The nucleotide window CTGGCCGCCCACTATGCCGGGGTAGGCGTGGAGACGGTGGTCGGACCGGCGATGGGCGGGATTCTGGTCGCCCATGAAGTAGGCCGGGCCTTGGGCGTGCGCGCGCTCTTTGCCGAACGGCAGGACGGCAAAATGACCCTGCGCCGGGGTTTTACCCTCAAACCGGGGGAAAAAGTTTTGGTGGTGGAGGACGTGATCACCACCGGCGGGTCGGTGCAGGAAGTGATCGACTTGGTTAAGGACCTTGGCGCCGAACCGGTGGGGGTGGGCGTTCTGGTGGACCGCAGCGGAGGCCGGGTGACTTTTGCCGGCTTGCCCCTCCACAGTTTGCTGTCGCTGCAGATTGAGGCGTTTGCCCTGGAGGAGTGTCCCCTTTGCGCCCAGGGGATTCCCTGGGAGAAGCCGGGGAGCCGGGGTAATGCCTAGTTGCGGTCGGTTTGTCCTTTCGGTTTGTTGAAACGGCCGGTGCTTTGCTTATAAACCGCTTATAATCTACTGATCAACTTTGGTTCATTTTGGTTTCTTACCGCTCAGATCTGCTTGATATTATTGTGTCTGACATATAAAGCCAGCATTTTGACTAAAAAAGCATCGCGGAAACTTGAAACCGGATCAAGGTTGGTCAGGTTTTTCATTTTTTGCAGACGGGCGCTGATGGTATTCCGGTGGATCCGCGTTTTGGCGGCGGTGACCGAGAGGTTCATACAGTTGTCAACAAACGCTTCGCACGTTTCGATCAAGTCTTGGGGAAGGGTGCCGTCCTTTCTGGTCAGTTTTTTCAGGGCGGGAAGGAGAAATTTATTGATGATTTGCGGTTGGAGATGTAAACAGACATTGTCAAACAAAAGGGTTTCCAGGCTATAAAATTGGGCGTTCGGATCCGTCTCCTGGCCGATTTCCAGGGTTTCAATGGCTTCGAGCCAACTTTTGCGCAGTTGCGTAATGTCTTCGTAAAGGTTGCCGTAGGCGATGCTAAAAGAAAAACCGGAGAAGGAACTCAAGGAAGCGGCCAGGTCACGGCAGATTACATCCAGGGCCAAGTAAATCCGGGATATATCCGGCGAGGGAATAAAGGACTTCAGAATCAAGATCGTATTGCGGTCGGCAGTGTAGACAAGATCTTGAGAGTTGAGATAACGGTTGGCGCGGATGCGCTGAAAAACGGTTTCCCGTAATTGCTCAATCGAAGATTGGTATCCCAAATTCAAGTTAATATTGAAGTAGCTGGTTTGGTAGTAATTAAGCCGGATACAGATGACCGTCCGTAATAATTGCGGATCCAACTCATGAC belongs to Capillibacterium thermochitinicola and includes:
- a CDS encoding PucR family transcriptional regulator, whose amino-acid sequence is MINVDFINHILEKFRSPHLTIYITDAETRILSATNEERIGQTSRTASYIISIMRPATIESNAAESTDAGVVVYGTPVMKENNLFGTVIVRGPAGAAVQTGNTIKMLLEITLEFLYSTTEQTDSHSPEYKMAQIASQILSDHVDKEKLYSLMYSHELDPQLLRTVICIRLNYYQTSYFNINLNLGYQSSIEQLRETVFQRIRANRYLNSQDLVYTADRNTILILKSFIPSPDISRIYLALDVICRDLAASLSSFSGFSFSIAYGNLYEDITQLRKSWLEAIETLEIGQETDPNAQFYSLETLLFDNVCLHLQPQIINKFLLPALKKLTRKDGTLPQDLIETCEAFVDNCMNLSVTAAKTRIHRNTISARLQKMKNLTNLDPVSSFRDAFLVKMLALYVRHNNIKQI
- the pyrE gene encoding orotate phosphoribosyltransferase, which translates into the protein MKAGSPMGVTEIMAIFNETGALRQGHFVLTSGKHSAQYMQCAQVLQYPWLAATLGEALAAHYAGVGVETVVGPAMGGILVAHEVGRALGVRALFAERQDGKMTLRRGFTLKPGEKVLVVEDVITTGGSVQEVIDLVKDLGAEPVGVGVLVDRSGGRVTFAGLPLHSLLSLQIEAFALEECPLCAQGIPWEKPGSRGNA